Proteins encoded together in one Quercus lobata isolate SW786 chromosome 3, ValleyOak3.0 Primary Assembly, whole genome shotgun sequence window:
- the LOC115980194 gene encoding uncharacterized protein LOC115980194 produces MDARLDTLSDELCQVNTCVSRIARRQAMRGGFTVASSPSPEASKDESDDGSNNADDAEDDDDASLRKKTTKKWVTFTIWTAYLLADWAASFAVGLVFDSEEKYNSGPDKVDDTGFLLVLWAPFLLLMVGGQDGITSFAVQDNELWLRHLIWLILQLSTTGFVFIQSVHQNRLWIPTLLLLLAGTIKYSERTIALYLASSDSFGTSVLKEPNPGPDYERLMRTYSHYEASNVPVQFVLSDEKKSQDYLACNVKEGALTDMEYLLYAHRFANMYRGLIVNLMFSSREHGESRNFFSRRDPNETLRILEIELNLFYDLLHTKVVVANSNLGQLVRCISFGLVVAALSLFHKEDKHGLKSFDVRLTYTLFFGVLGLDMVIYLIWMFSDWTIGSCFKSTRYVIRVLKILLQLKKSRWMQSDHRREEIASTPIISKRWSESLSQFNFIEFCCQESGSESEFRIMITKVLKYMHIKDFIEQKKIDIILMCNGSVEPLTRKLWQFIFDELLEKSRHVDDPEEAKRISSARGAWVLEDCYYEYSELMSYVKDVAYDESLLLWHIATELCYNTDEVEHSHIILDCDYYNARKLSKCLSDYMMYLLYQQPVLMSEVSGIAKQRFRDTLAEAQRFFSQRGRRPLAVDCEKILEVGTRFKPAHVKGNISKSALFDASTLAKELKKLGTQKWEVTSKVWVELLSYAASRSRGNGHVQQLSKGGELLTFVWLLMAHLGLRESWVETRIRTKLIVGK; encoded by the coding sequence CTTCCCtgagaaagaaaacaacaaaaaagtgGGTAACTTTCACAATCTGGACAGCTTACCTTCTGGCTGACTGGGCTGCTAGCTTCGCTGTTGGACTAGTCTTTGACAGTGAAGAGAAATATAATTCTGGGCCTGACAAAGTGGACGATACTGGTTTTCTTCTGGTGTTATGGGCACCTTTCCTATTATTAATGGTTGGTGGGCAGGATGGAATAACTTCTTTCGCTGTGCAGGATAATGAGTTGTGGCTTAGGCACTTGATTTGGCTTATTCTCCAACTCTCCACCACTGGTTTTGTGTTTATTCAATCAGTTCATCAAAACAGACTATGGATACCAACACTTCTTTTGCTGCTTGCTGGAACCATCAAGTATTCTGAGAGGACGATTGCGTTGTATCTTGCAAGTTCGGATAGTTTTGGAACATCCGTACTTAAAGAACCGAATCCGGGGCCCGACTATGAGAGATTAATGAGAACATACTCGCACTATGAAGCGAGCAATGTTCCTGTACAATTTGTACTTTCCGATGAGAAGAAATCCCAGGACTACCTCGCTTGTAATGTCAAAGAGGGCGCTTTGACTGACATGGAATATCTGCTGTATGCTCATAGGTTTGCAAATATGTATAGAGGATTGATTGTCAATCTCATGTTTAGCTCCCGTGAGCATGGGGAGAGTCGAAATTTCTTCTCCAGAAGGGATCCAAACGAAACGTTGAGAATATTAGAGATCGAACTCAACTTATTTTACGATCTTCTCCATACCAAGGTGGTGGTGGCAAATTCCAACTTAGGACAATTGGTTCGGTGTATATCCTTTGGGTTAGTTGTTGCAGCCTTGTCACTTTTCCATAAAGAAGACAAGCATGGTCTCAAGAGCTTCGATGTGAGACTGACCTACACCTTGTTCTTTGGTGTCTTAGGCCTGGATATGGTTATTTACCTCATATGGATGTTCTCTGACTGGACTATTGGTTCCTGTTTTAAGTCTACGAGATATGTCATTCGAGTCTTGAAGATATTACTTCAGCTGAAGAAGTCAAGATGGATGCAATCAGATCACAGGAGGGAGGAAATTGCAAGTACACCAATAATATCTAAAAGGTGGTCTGAATCTCTCTCACAATTCAACTTTATAGAGTTTTGTTGCCAAGAAAGTGGTTCAGAAAGTGAGTTCAGAATTATGATCACAAAGGTACTTAAATATATGCACATTAAGGATTTTATAGAACAGAAGAAAATTGACATTATTCTGATGTGTAATGGGAGTGTCGAACCATTGACTCGGAAACTATGGCAATTTATCTTCGACGAGCTGTTAGAGAAATCTAGACATGTGGATGATCCAGAAGAAGCCAAAAGAATAAGCTCAGCTAGAGGTGCATGGGTCCTCGAGGATTGTTACTACGAGTACAGTGAATTAATGTCTTATGTCAAGGATGTTGCTTATGATGAAAGCCTTCTGTTGTGGCACATTGCTACTGAACTCTGCTACAACACCGATGAAGTTGAACACAGTCACATAATTTTGGATTGTGACTATTATAATGCTCGTAAGTTGAGTAAGTGCCTCTCAGATTACATGATGTATCTTTTATATCAACAACCAGTTTTGATGTCGGAAGTGTCAGGCATTGCGAAACAAAGGTTCAGGGATACATTGGCCGAAGCACAAAGATTCTTTAGCCAACGCGGACGGAGACCGTTAGCAGTGGACTGTGAAAAAATTCTTGAGGTAGGCACACGTTTCAAACCTGCTCATGTGAAGGGAAATATATCTAAGTCTGCACTGTTTGATGCAAGCACATTGGCAAAAGAGCTGAAAAAATTGGGCACACAGAAATGGGAGGTAACAAGCAAAGTGTGGGTGGAATTGTTGTCATATGCTGCGAGTCGTAGCAGAGGAAATGGCCATGTCCAACAACTAAGTAAAGGGGGTGAGCTTCTtacttttgtttggttattgaTGGCCCATCTTGGCTTGAGAGAGTCTTGGGTTGAGACCCGTATCCGCACAAAGCTGATTGTTGGTAAATGA